The segment TTAGCCGCTTTCAAGCATTGCCTGAAACAATGGAGATTGAAGGTGCAATATTGATGCATGGGCATCAGTTTAAGTGGAGTGTTAGTTGGCAGCCGACATTCCCACCATTTCAAAAATCACTACTGTTCTTTGGGCATAGCCATGAGTCAGGTCTTTATCACCAGCAAAAAAAGCTCCCCATTCGTATTCGATATGGGGAGCCAATCTCACTACAAGATAAGCAATACGGTGTAAACGTAGGCTCTGTTGTCGATCATCATGAATGGTGTCTTTACGATAGCCATGCACGAACAATTACATTTATGCGTGCTCTGCCCTAACATAATGTTACTATTATATTTTAAAACAGAAAAGGAGCCGTTCAAAAAATCATGTTGAAACGGCTCCTTTGTGACTACCACAGATAGAAGCTAGGGCTGTCCAATTATTTTTTGGGACAGCCTTTTTACTTCCACAAGTCATTAATGAATATATTGTTTTTTCTCGTTTAATAAAATCTCTTTTAACGTTTTTAATTTATCAATTACAATATATGATTGTTCTGTAATTACCTCAAGATATTTTTCTGCCTCTGCTCTATTGCCTAAATTATATTCGTGTACAGCTTTTTTAGCGATATCATGAATGCGAATAAACGGCTGTTCTAATTCTAAATAGGCACGCTCTTGACCTAGTAGTTTTTTGCCTGTACCGTAATACCATTCGCCGAGTCGTGATTCCTGTGGTGTGCCCACATCCTGCTCAGTCATTGTTTCAAAACCTAACAATAAATTATAAATTTTCCAACGCCATAATAAATGATCTGTAATCGCTAGCTCAATAATATCCTCTTGACTAAGAATAAAGTTTTTCGAAATCGTAGTAGAACGATATCCATCAATCATTTTACTTAATTTATAAATAGCTGATCCCATATCAAAAGCAATTACTTTACTTTTTTGCATACTTTCTGTAATAGTACGATTTCGTTCGGAAATAATTGTAGCAGATTGCGCTTGTACTTTCGTTGTTGTAGCAATTTCTTCAAAGTGTGCGCCCTGCTGTTGTAGGCTTTTATTTAATTCGCTAAGCGTTTGTGAAATGTGGAGGGTATCTGTTACACCTTGGTGTAAATCTTGGGAAAACTGATTGGTCATTGAGCTAATATTATTTGTAATTTGAAGTAGCTGCTGTATATCTGTATGAATAGATTTTACGGATGTGCTTGTATCATCTGCAAGCTTACGAACCTCCTCTGCCACAACAGCAAAGCCTTTCCCCGCTTCTCCTGCACGAGCAGCCTCAATCGATGCATTTAACGCTAATAAATTCGTTTGATCTGCAATTCTCTTAATCAGCTCCATTAGCTGTGCTACGCTATTGACACGCTCCACTAAACGATGAATATCCTCCTGCATGGATTTATGACCCTCGTCTGTTGTTTGCAAAATTGTTGATACTTGTTGAAGCGACTCCAAATCTTGATTTAATTTGTGTAGTACATCTTTTGTCTGCGAAGAAATATCCCCAACAGAGGAGGCAATATTTTCAATACTTTCATCTAGCTCATGCATCAATTGATCTGCTGCTACAATTTCCTCCTGCTGTATTTCTTGGAATTCAATCAGCTCTTTAATCGTATCTAATTGGGTATTATAGGTAATAATTTCACCTAAGCCATTCACAACAGAGCCTGCTTGAATTTCAATATAGGTTTCTACAATAATCTGTTGATCAATCGTTACTAAACTATCATAGGACAGCAAAACATCCAGCATTTTCTCTTGATCGCGTGAGAATTCCTTAACAATAAGCGGAATAATTAACTGATTAATCAATGTATAAGCAGAAATCATCCAGTTTGGCAGCACACCAATTTGGGCATGCACATAAGCAATTTTGCGTCGTTTAAATACATAATCTAAATCTAATTCATCATTAAACAGACTAATAAAATGCGAATCAAACAACCCTTTTAAGCGTTCTACGGATGAATGCGTATAAATAACATGATTAAACTCTGGTATTTCCAGTAAACGGTCATAAAAGTTATCGAGAATGTATTGACGATTATCCTCATAAATTTTGTGTAAAAATCTAACCGATTCCCTTCTAATTCGAGATAATGCTAAGAAGTCCAATTTTTCTTTAAAACGCTCATTAGCTTCAATATCTGAATTTCTTGTAGCTGAGAAATAATCATAATTTTGATTAACCTTCTTCCTCTTGAACATCACACCACTCCCATTTTAAATTTTAATGCAAAAATCCTAATATTGTAAATCCAAATAACTATCTTTCGTCACTGCCTTCAACCAATAAACACTTATATTTTACCAGTAATAGAAAAACAAAAATAGTTTCGAAAAAATCTTTATATAGAAAAACGCTAAAATCCTATAAGACTTTAGCGTTGGAAAGTATACTATTATTTACGATGCTAGCAATCGCAATCTTGCAGACTATCCAGTAGCTTTTCCATAAGAGCCAACTGTTCACATAGCGTTTGAATCATACATTGCAAAACAGGTATTAACTCTTGGCAAATACAAAATCTCAGTACATTTTGTGCAAGACGAATACCCCCTTGATGATGCACAATCATTTCTCGCAAATAGTTAATATTAATGCTATTAGATACTGGTGGCGCACACATTGCTTGGAACATTGCTTCAGTAATTTGCTGGTAAGCACACATATATTCATAGAGCTCACACTCTGAATTTTGGACAATACAGCATCGATTTTGTAGTGCCTCTAGACTATCAACTATTTCTTGATGTGTTTTAATAATATCTAATGCAAGATTTTGTACAGAAATATTTGTTGTATATCGCAAAACATTTTCTGACATTTTAATTGCCGCTATTTGATGTGGGATAATTTGCTTAATAAAGTTTTCTGAAATACTACATGTAATGGTTACATAGGTCATACCCTGCATCATTTTATTGAGGATTTGCTGGTATTCCTCTAAATATGCCTTTGTAACATTACTCAGCTCAATTGACTTAGCCATTATTAGACACACTCCTTTCAGAGTAATATATGCCTACTAGGTTGTTATGCGATAGACAGTTGTACCAATTTTTTCTACGGATAGCAATGTTTTGTGTACCGAAGAAACCTTCTTTATAAAAAACACTTATTGCAGAGTTATCATCATTTCACCATATAAAATAATTCATAATAAAAATGCTTTAAATGGGAGTAATTAATGATCCATCTAAAGCATTTTTATTTATTATAATTTTTTGTTTAATTGGGCCTCTAAAAAATGTTTACGCTCAAATGCTCGCTCTAAAAGCAATTGTTGTTCCTTCGCTTTCTTTTTTGCAAATAGTTTATGCATATCCTCAAGGGACATGAAGCCTTTATCCTTCGATACCATCCCTAAATCCATAACCATACGCATAATATCCAACTGACGCTTATTATCCTCTACATCCCTAACGCCATATCTTTCTGTTAATAGTACCGAAAAATCCCAATTTCGATCTTTAATAATAGCTTCTGTTAATCCTACATTTTGTTCATTTACGACTTCCCCTTGTTCTAGTAAATAGCAAAAGTCGAAATAGTGTATCGAAAATGAAACAGCCTCTTGACTTCGCTCTCCTGCATCAGCTATAAAATGTAAAAAAGCACGGTGTGTAGCATCAACTTTATCCGCAGATTGTTGCCAGCGTTCAATCTGTTCTTTTGTGAAGTTTTCTGAAAATACTGCATTCCTTCCTATTCGCAACCCAAATTTCCACTGAGCGCCATATTTATCTACTATAATTTCGCTCTCATCATTCTCTAATTGTATTTTAAAATTTTCATCTGTTTTTTCTACTGATTTCTTTGGTGCTGCCTGTATAGTTTGCTGTGCTGGATTAATGGATTGAATCATTATAATCACCCTTTCCTTAATTCTACCAAATTTATAATTTTCGGCTTATATTAAGCGCTCTATCAAAACTTATAGTTGATCTCCATTCTGCTATAAACACTTAAATCTTTAGAAGTTATACGGACGCCTTTCCAATTAATCGGTATCAAAACTAGAAATATTAAACAATATTTTATAATAAAAGGTGAATAATGTAAAACATCCATTAACTTTCATTGATATAAAGTTAAAATCATGCGTGTTGATTAACCTTTATTTTACAGAGAATCGCTTAGAATTCGTTGATTTCTGTTACAGGTGGACGCTTTCTGCGGGTGCGGCTTCAACTCATTTATTTCGGCAAATGCCGAAATAAATGGATTTTCAGCTCGCACTTTTTCCGCTAGAGTCGCCACCTTTCACGCCAATCAACGAGAGAATGCTTTAGACAAAGCGTTTTCCTTCTAACAACACGCAAATGAATAGCCAATATTTAGATAATCAACACGCTTGAGTTAAAATATTCCTAATAAAGAGTTATTACGAATGAATTATTAATTGCAATACTATTTGTAACAAGTATCACTTTTATTAATATTGGAAGTGCTGTTGCTACATCTGACCCAATTAAACCCACTCCAACTGCTTCTGCACCAGGTTTAATATAAATTGATATTAATGGGATTTCAAGCGATGGTATCAATTGGGAAATTTTTTATAATCAAGTAATTTACCGCGCTAATACAATATTCTCAACAGATGATGATGTTTATATCAGAGTAAGATATACTGGCTACTCAAATACTAATATTATCTATAATGGTACTCAGTCATTTAATAACAAAACAGCCGTAAACTATAACACTACATATATAACTTCTGGGAACATTGTTGTTGGTTTTGTACGTTATTATAAAATTCCTGTATCTGCTTTCACTGGTGGTTATTCTTTAAAGGTTTTAGGATTCAGCGTAAATGCTGGTCAACAAATTTGGAGTAATACTGTATCATTTTCAGTAGAGTAAGCAAAAATGCTTTAGATCGGTTATTATACCAATCTAAAGCATTTTTATTATATGTAATCGATTTCTTACAATGTTTACCTTTTATATAAAGCTCTGGCTAATTATTTTTTATAGTTAGCCAAACATTTTTGACAAATGCATTTCTGTCGTTCTCCCTCTACCTTCGTTAATAATTGCTGTGGAAAGTTCACCGTCATACACCAGCAATGCTCCTTCCCTTTTGCCACACCACAATGGTTTTCCTCTCCACATAATGGGCAGCCTTTTTCTTCACCTGACATTATGTCACCTCTTTCTATATTTTCTAACATTGTAACAGCCAAAAGGAGGAGCACTCCAGATGCATACTCCTCCTAATCGTTTATTACTGATGCTTGTGTATATCCTGCTTTACTTCCTCAATATCTGTATCACTATAAATAGCTGTTCCATGTCCGCCACTTTGAGCTAGCAGTGCTTTTACTTCATTATAGGATAAGCCGGCCTCTGCATTTTTTCGCTTTACTTCATCAATATTAGTACCCGCAGCAGTCAATCGTACTTCTTTATCCTGATTCATAGCATTTCCTCCTAGAGTTCATCTGGCTGCATTTCAATTAACTCATCGCCTTCTCGTTTGACTCGTTTATTGAGTTCTTCAATTGGAATGGCATCTACTGTTTGCATATCTTCATGTAAATCGAAAAGACTAATGGTATCAGATTCAACCATATCAGGCTTATCCTTACTGTTTAAATGCATAAATTGTTTCTTATCATCAGGCACTTTTTCTATATCCATTATATCACCCTCCTTTTCCTTTAATGTGTGTTATACGCCATAAATCATGTGTCTTTTCCTCATAAGCGCTAAAAATCCTGTATTTCGAAAGCCATTAAAGCCATTTTTCGCATATAGTAGAACAATCATCTTTTTACAGGAGGGAAAAACATTGATTCATACCGTTAAGGCTGGAGAAACTTTGTCCCAAATTGCACGAGATTATCGCACGCCATTGCAGTCCATTATTGCTGCCAATCCGGGAATTCAGCCTGATATTCTTTATATTGGTCAGCAAATTGTGATACCTGGTTTCCCGAATCCTGCCAGCATTCCTTATCACATTGAAATTTCTACTAATAATCGCTGGCTGCGTTTATATCACCATCATACACTGCAAAAGCAGTACCCTATTGCCGTTGGCCGTATGCTACATGAAACACCAATAGGCAGCTTTATTATTATCAATAAAGCGACAAATCCAGGTGGTCCATTTGGAACGATGTGGATGAGTTTATCAAAGGAGCATTATGGCATTCATGGCACCAATGATCCTAGCTCCATCGGCCATGCCGTA is part of the Lysinibacillus sp. FSL K6-0232 genome and harbors:
- a CDS encoding DUF305 domain-containing protein gives rise to the protein MAKSIELSNVTKAYLEEYQQILNKMMQGMTYVTITCSISENFIKQIIPHQIAAIKMSENVLRYTTNISVQNLALDIIKTHQEIVDSLEALQNRCCIVQNSECELYEYMCAYQQITEAMFQAMCAPPVSNSININYLREMIVHHQGGIRLAQNVLRFCICQELIPVLQCMIQTLCEQLALMEKLLDSLQDCDC
- a CDS encoding cysteine-rich CWC family protein, with the translated sequence MSGEEKGCPLCGEENHCGVAKGKEHCWCMTVNFPQQLLTKVEGERQKCICQKCLANYKK
- a CDS encoding metallophosphoesterase family protein; the protein is MLYALLGDLHSNIEDTKAVLAHIQETAGEATIIGLGDLYECTVSKKKAQKLSDLPLHKAAIVENEFEQLLTFPSIRGNQEERITQVTGISRFQALPETMEIEGAILMHGHQFKWSVSWQPTFPPFQKSLLFFGHSHESGLYHQQKKLPIRIRYGEPISLQDKQYGVNVGSVVDHHEWCLYDSHARTITFMRALP
- a CDS encoding L,D-transpeptidase family protein, whose amino-acid sequence is MIHTVKAGETLSQIARDYRTPLQSIIAANPGIQPDILYIGQQIVIPGFPNPASIPYHIEISTNNRWLRLYHHHTLQKQYPIAVGRMLHETPIGSFIIINKATNPGGPFGTMWMSLSKEHYGIHGTNDPSSIGHAVSHGCIRMQNRDVEELASIVPIGTEVIIHP
- a CDS encoding methyl-accepting chemotaxis protein, whose amino-acid sequence is MFKRKKVNQNYDYFSATRNSDIEANERFKEKLDFLALSRIRRESVRFLHKIYEDNRQYILDNFYDRLLEIPEFNHVIYTHSSVERLKGLFDSHFISLFNDELDLDYVFKRRKIAYVHAQIGVLPNWMISAYTLINQLIIPLIVKEFSRDQEKMLDVLLSYDSLVTIDQQIIVETYIEIQAGSVVNGLGEIITYNTQLDTIKELIEFQEIQQEEIVAADQLMHELDESIENIASSVGDISSQTKDVLHKLNQDLESLQQVSTILQTTDEGHKSMQEDIHRLVERVNSVAQLMELIKRIADQTNLLALNASIEAARAGEAGKGFAVVAEEVRKLADDTSTSVKSIHTDIQQLLQITNNISSMTNQFSQDLHQGVTDTLHISQTLSELNKSLQQQGAHFEEIATTTKVQAQSATIISERNRTITESMQKSKVIAFDMGSAIYKLSKMIDGYRSTTISKNFILSQEDIIELAITDHLLWRWKIYNLLLGFETMTEQDVGTPQESRLGEWYYGTGKKLLGQERAYLELEQPFIRIHDIAKKAVHEYNLGNRAEAEKYLEVITEQSYIVIDKLKTLKEILLNEKKQYIH
- a CDS encoding gamma-type small acid-soluble spore protein translates to MNQDKEVRLTAAGTNIDEVKRKNAEAGLSYNEVKALLAQSGGHGTAIYSDTDIEEVKQDIHKHQ